The Etheostoma cragini isolate CJK2018 chromosome 5, CSU_Ecrag_1.0, whole genome shotgun sequence genome contains a region encoding:
- the LOC117944833 gene encoding zinc finger MIZ domain-containing protein 2-like gives MNPLNQMKAGLTNNPHSEGSYQYDSSSWQQPTNQPTGSLSVVTTVWGVTNPSGSQGMGGGVMGPGVNPGGGPMMQGPGGPGMAGGHGGYMGQQGYGEPSKGYMNQGMYGRTTGGYAGGPGGYTGSYQSNPNGSRGSADFTQAAAAAAVAAAAATATATATATVAAIQEKQNQEMNYGQMGGQAYNNQFMAHSGPRGPPGMAPGGMGPGHGPTRGSPSMGPMYGPVGGPQRVPQHSQHPQHPQHPNYGPGLQQGHLRPPQGLKRSYNSESFPGMSQQYGVPVGPGVNVMSGPGGGGGSIPGSGGGGHAGPGPYTSPNMQYHPGPGHVPQRSGSSPSYQTHKMPLPQYPPSGPPNPQYYKQEQFNGQGGGLNTLTTGGAGGAYNSFNQPSGPGRGLPGYPSSPVPGNPTPPITPSSSMAPPYMSPGNSDVKPPPSSFLPDIKPNMAGLPPPPPTGNPSDDLRLTFPVRDGVVLEPFRLEHNLAVSNHVFQLRDSVYKTLIMRPDLELQFKCYHHEDRQMNTNWPASVQVSVNATPLTIERGDNKTSHKPLYLKQVCQPGRNTIQITVTACCCSHLFVLQLVHRPSVRSVLQGLMKKRLLPAEHCVTKIKRNFSSGSIPGTPGLNGEDGVEQTAIRVSLKCPITFRRIQLPSRGHDCRHIQCFDLESYLQLNCERGTWRCPVCNKTALLEGLEVDQYMLGILIYVQNSEYEEITIDPVCSWKPVPVKPDIHVKEESDGPVLKRCRTLSPSHMVLPSVMEMIASLGPASSSATSPMPYPPLPAGGNNNSNTPDYPGPAPSYPSQSAAFSDFSGPGTPGVGGDFSSPGPPPLSYQSELSSALLTPDKPPPHPLAGQMSVSGRLDSTSHGASLSQQQSQGHHGNSQMGSGHQMMQRSNQNPRLQGDGSFGLGSGEVPEPSLDLLPELTNPDELLSYLGPPDLPNNNNDDLLSLFENN, from the exons ATGAACCCTCTGAACCAAATGAAGGCTGGACTGACTAACAACCCACACAg tgAGGGTTCGTACCAATATGACTCTTCCAGCTGGCAGCAGCCCACCAATCAGCCAACAGGATCTCTCTCCGTGGTAACAACCGTCTGGGGAGTAACCAATCCTTCGGGCAGTCAG GGTATGGGTGGAGGGGTGATGGGGCCTGGAGTCAACCCAGGCGGGGGGCCCATGATGCAGGGCCCCGGGGGTCCGGGCATGGCCGGCGGTCACGGAGGCTATATGGGTCAGCAGGGCTACGGAGAGCCAAGCAAAGGCTACATGAACCAGGGGATGTACGGCCGGACAACTGGGGGATACGCTGGAGGACCGGGGGGATACACAGGGAG TTACCAGTCAAACCCCAACGGCTCCAGAGGTTCTGCTGACTTCACtcaggctgctgctgccgctgctgttgctgcagctgctgccacGGCAACTGCCACAGCCACGGCAACCGTTGCCGCCATTCAGGAGAAACAAAACCAGGAAATGAATTACGGACAG ATGGGAGGTCAGGCCTACAACAACCAGTTCATGGCCCACTCGGGCCCCCGTGGCCCCCCTGGCATGGCCCCCGGAGGTATGGGCCCAGGGCATGGGCCCACTAGAGGCTCTCCCTCAATGGGCCCCATGTACGGACCTGTAGGCGGCCCCCAGAGGGTCCCTCAGCACTCTCAGCACCCTCAGCACCCTCAGCACCCAAACTACGGCCCCGGTCTACAGCAGGGCCACTTGAGGCCCCCACAGGGCCTCAAACGGTCGTACAACTCTGAG TCTTTCCCAGGAATGTCTCAGCAGTACGGCGTTCCAGTTGGTCCAGGTGTGAACGTGATGTCAGGTCCTGGTGGTGGCGGCGGTTCAATTCCAGGATCAGGTGGAGGCGGTCACGCCGGCCCCGGTCCCTACACCAGCCCCAACATGCAGTACCATCCAG GTCCAGGCCATGTCCCCCAGCGCTCCGGCTCCTCCCCCTCTTATCAAACCCATAAGATGCCCCTCCCACAATATCCCCCTTCAGGACCCCCCAACCCACAGTACTACAAG CAGGAGCAGTTTAATGGTCAGGGTGGAGGTTTGAACACTCTGACAACAGGGGGCGCTGGTGGTGCATACAACTCCTTCAACCAACCTTCTGgg CCTGGTCGAGGGTTGCCAGGTTACCCCTCCTCCCCGGTTCCTGGAAACCCGACCCCTCCCATCACCCCCAGCAGCTCCATGGCCCCGCCCTACATGTCGCCCGGTAACAGTGACGTCAAGCCGCCGCCCTCTTCCTTCCTGCCTGACATCAAACCCAACATGGCTGGCTTGCCCCCGCCTCCTCCTACTG GTAACCCTAGCGATGACCTGCGGCTGACCTTCCCAGTGCGTGACGGTGTGGTTCTAGAGCCCTTCAGATTAGAGCACAACCTGGCTGTCAGCAACCATGTCTTCCAGCTGAGAGACTCCGTCTACAAAACTCTTATCATGAg ACCAGACCTGGAGCTCCAGTTTAAGTGTTACCACCACGAGGATCGACAGATGAACACCAACTGGCCTGCCTCCGTCCAG GTGAGTGTGAACGCGACTCCTCTCACCATTGAGCGAGGTGACAACAAAACTTCCCATAAGCCTTTGTACCTGAAGCAAGTCTGTCAACCAGGAAGGAACACCATCCAGATCACCGTCACCGCCTGCTGCTGC tctCACCTGTTTGTCCTCCAGCTGGTTCATCGTCCGTCGGTCCGTTCAGTGCTTCAGGGTCTGATGAAGAAGAGGCTGCTGCCTGCAGAGCATTGTGTCACCAAGA TAAAGAGGAACTTCAGCAGCGGTTCAATCCCTGGAACTCCGGGGTTAAACGGAGAGGACGGCGTGGAGCAGACCGCCATCAGAGTCTCGTTGAAATGTCCGATTACTTTCCGCCGCATCCAGCTGCCCTCCAGAGGTCACGATTGCAGACACATACAG TGTTTTGATCTGGAGTCATACCTGCAGCTCAACTGTGAGAGAGGAACATGGAGATGCCCTGTGTGCAA taaaaCAGCTCTGTTGGAGGGTCTTGAAGTGGATCAATACATGTTGGGAATCCTAATCTACGTTCAGAA TTCGGAGTACGAGGAGATCACCATCGACCCGGTGTGCAGCTGGAAGCCGGTTCCTGTGAAACCGGACATCCATGTGAAGGAGGAGTCGGACGGCCCAGTGTTGAAGCGCTGTCGAACCCTTAGCCCAAGTCATATGGTCCTGCCCAGTGTCATGGAGATGATTGCATCACTAGGTCCCGCCTCCTCATCAGCTACCTCCCCAATGCCCTACCCCCCCCTACCTGCAGGGGGCAACAATAACAGCAATACACCGGACTACCCTGGACCAG CTCCGTCCTATCCCAGTCAGTCTGCTGCTTTCTCAGACTTCAGTGGTCCTGGGACTCCGGGGGTTGGGGGGGACTTCTCGTCCCCcggtcctcctcctctctcctacCAGTCTGAGCTTTCCAGTGCCCTCCTCACCCCCGACAAACCTCCCCCACACCCTCTGGCTGGACAG ATGTCAGTCTCAGGCCGACTGGACTCCACTTCACATGGTGCTTCTCTATCCCAGCAGCAGTCACAGGGTCACCACGGCAACTCCCAAATGGGGTCGGGCCACCAGATGATGCAGCGTAGCAACCAGAACCCCCGCCTCCAAGGCGACGGCTCCTTTGGCCTTGGGTCTGGGGAGGTTCCTGAACCTTCTCTGGAC